Below is a genomic region from Arcanobacterium haemolyticum DSM 20595.
TATGCGGCACATGGCTGCGACGTTTCTTCATCAATGAAGAGGAAGAATGGGTGCCCAACCAGTTCCATTTCATCTACTGCCTGTTCAACGGACATAGGCTTAGCTTCATACAGCTTTTGGCGCACAACAACTGGGGAATCCCCTACTTGCGTTTCAACCGCTTCGCCAACAGCAGTTGGCCGTGTGGGTTCTTCAGCAGGTTCTTCCACCTTGGCAGACTTTACTTCCGCCATCAATTCATCAACATTGAGTTCACCCGCAGGTACATCCTTAACGGCGTGATGCTTCCGGTCCTTCATTTTCTCACTCTTGCGGCGTAGCCGTTCAAACAGCTTCTGCGCCGCCAAATCCACCGCGCCATATCGATCAGATGCAGCCGCTTCAGCACGAACAACCGGGCCCTTGTCACGAACAGTGATTTCAATACGCTCAGAGATTTCTGCTTGAGCCGGGTTTGGTTCATGTGTTACTTCAACTTCAACACGTTGAGCACGAGGAGCAAACTGTTCAATTTTTGCTAGCTTCTCTTCAACAAATTCACGGAAGTTGTCACTAACTTCGGCGTTACGGCCTTTAACTACGAATTCCACGATGACCTCCTTGGGTCGTGAGAGTGGCAGCGTTGCCACGTTGAGGGGACTTGCGCTCGCAGACGCGAGCAGGAAACACTCACCACCTACTTTCATCCGAGCGTAATCACAGCTTCAGTGAGATTCACTCCTTTAATCTGTTACCTCAAGTATAGTGCCTCACATCACAAAAGGGAATCTTTTTCACCCCATTCAGCGGTCAGCATATCCTCTAGTCAAGGATGGTCAGTAACCGCTAAAACCACCGCACCACACACCCGGCCACCAGCCGCTTCAATCGCCCGTTGCGCCCCAACCAACGTAGCCCCAGTTGTCAAAACATCATCAACTAACACCACGTCACGCCCCGAAAAATCCGCCACAGATCGCTGCCCCCGTAACTTCCGCGCCCTATCCGCAGCGCTCCCCGAACCACGCGCAACATTCACAGCTTTCAGCCCATCAACATAAGGCACACCCCACAACTCGGCCACAGCGCACGCCGCCACCCCGGCAACAAACCGGCCATCCCGGCGTCGGCCTCGAGACGACGCCAACGGAACAACCACCACGCGATCCCATCGCGCCGCAGGAAAGGCCCGCACCGCGTCCAGATCCGCCACAATCCGCGAAAACAAACCAGAAAAAGCCTGATCCGCCCGACGATCTCGAGTATTCTTCCACCCCACGATCGCACGTGCAACGCGCCCCGAATACCAAGCCTTGCCCCACACGGGAAACGCCACAGAGTCAGATTCGTCATCGCACACGCTCACCAAAAACCTCGCGTCGCCACCAGCCCGCCACCACGGGCCTTCCCACAACGCCGCACACGCGCTACACAAACTTTCGTCAACTGCGCCGCACCCCAAGCACCACCGTGGGAAAACGATATCGGCAACATCGCCCCACAATCGCCTCAAAAAGCCCGGCCACACGGCAATCACCCTGGATAGGCAGGCGAGGATGCGTGTTGAATAACTTGGCGCCATCCACCGGCGTCGTAGGCGAAGATTTCATCCTTGGATGTGTGGAGCAAGATGGATTCGTCGTTGCGCCCAGCGGTCACGTCCACAATATCTTCCAACGATGAGGACAAAAGTGAAATGTTCTCCCCCAACGGCACGGAATATAAAGAATTGACTGTGGAGGACTGAGTTTTTCCGATTGCAACAAGCCGCGAATCGGATACCCAGGCGATGTCTTGGGCGTCGGCGAACCGCTGCCCCACTCGGATCGGATCGCTCAACGATTGTGGGATTCCGGCGTTGTCACGCACGATTCCCGCGATGAGGATCTGTACGCCGTTTTCGTTTTCCACGATCACCGCGAGCCGTACGCCTTCGCGGGATACCGCGAGCGCCCGTACTTTTACGCCTTCGAGCCATGGGGCGTCTACACGGGTTACCGTGCCGGAGGCTATGTTGGCTACAGTGAAGGATTTGTTCGGTTCGCGTTCTGATACCCAGGCGAAGCCTTTGCGGTCGGTTGATGGAGGTACAAGGGCTGTTCCGTTAACCAGGGGGCTTGCGCCATTTTCTTGGGAGACACGATAGAGGGTTTGTTTGTTGTTTCCGAGTGCCACGAATTCTGTTGTGGTTTCGCCGTATGGGATGGCGATGTTGGTGAGTCCGAGTGATACAAGAGCTTCTGCTCCGGGCACGGGGTGGATTCCGTCGTCTTTGACTACCGCGGGTTTCCCGTCGACGAGGACCATGAGCGATGAGGCCGAGTAAGGGTATGCGGGTACGTCTGTGTTAGTTTGCGCTGTAAGTGGTACGCCGTTTGCGGTGAGTTCTACGCGTGAGATTCCTGCGATGGCGCTGAGTGTTTTGGAGAATTGTGCGTAGACGAGGTTACGGACACGTTGTGGCAGTTCTGCTACTTCACTGCTCAGGTCCACGCGCGCGGTTCCGTCTTCTACCGTAACGGGGTTTGTTAGGCGCGTTCCCGTTGGCAGGACTGGGTTTACTGATTCGGCGAGCCACGCAGGTGGACCGTCTACGATTCCGCGCGCAACCGATGACGCTACTTGGGAGCGTGGATACCAACGCACGTCCGTCACGAGCGCATTTTGGTCTTGCGTTGGGAAGTAGAGTGGGACGCGCACGAATAGCGTTCGGAACAGTGAGTCTGGCATTGTCACACCGTCAGGGACGACGGCGATGCGCCATTGTCCTGATTTTTCACGAACAAGGGAAAATTCGTTCGATAGGGTGGCGTCTGCTGTGGCGGCGGTGAATCGTCCTGTGGAGTCGAGGATGCCGCCTGCTCCTACGGTGACTCTGTATGCACCGGATCGAGTTTGGCTGACTTGCTGGTTTTGTGAGTCTGGATAGATGCGCACTTGTGTGGCAGGGTTCCAGGCTGTGGAGGCGTCGGCAGTGAGATATTGGCGTGCTACCACGAAATCGTCGGAGAAGCCGGCGGATGATGCTCGCATGAAGCCCACCACGATGTCTTCTGGTTCTGCGCCTTCGGCCGGCCCTTGGGGGTCGAGTACGATTCCGCTAGTTGTTTGCTTGGGTCGATCTACTGCGTATGGGACGCCGGAGGTTGGGATCCGAGCGCATCCGGATACCAAGAGGATTATGGCTATGAGGACAGTGATTTTGTTTTTCATTCTGTAGCCTCCGTAGCACGTGCGTCTGGTTCGTCATGTGCTGTTGGCGATGTGAATGGTTCTGGTACATCGAGCGGGAGTGGATGTGAGAAGTCTTCTCCTGGATTGCGTGGCACGGTTAGCAAGAATGTGGAACCGATCCCGAGTTCACCGGTTGCTTCAAGCGTGCCTCCGTGGATGAGAGCATCTTCTTTCGCGATAGTCAGGCCCAACCCAGTTCCGCCAGATTTGCGGACCCGAGATGAGTCCGCACGCCAGAATCGATCGAACACGTGGGCTGCGTGTTCTTCAGTGAGCCCCACCCCGTTGTCTTGTACTCGTACTGCCACGGCGTCACGCCCGCCTACCACAGATACATGGACTGGCTTACCTCCAGCGTGTTCTAGCGCGTTCACAACTAGATTGCGGATCACGCGTTCGATTCGTCGTGGCTCTACTTGTGCTGTGGTGTCACCAGTCTTGTCTAGCCGAACGATCACACCGTTATCGAGTGCGAGTGGTTCTGCCATATCGATGACGTCACGTGCAATATCAGCAATATCGACGTCTTGGGCAGCAAGAGCCATGCCACCGGCGTCGTACCTAGAAATTTCTAGGAGATCAGAAAGCATCGCATCCAAATTACGCAACTGGGTGTGTTGTAATTCGGCGCTTCGTTTGAGGGCTGGAGGAAGCTCGTCACGCTTGTCGTAGATAAGCTGGCCCGCCATACGAATCGTGGTTACAGGGGATCGAAGTTCGTGCGAAACGGCCGAAACGAAGTCTGTTTGAATCGCAGACATTCGTTGCATCCTCGTAAACTGTTCTTCCAATGACGATGCCATCGTGTTAAACGAATCCCCCAACTGGGCTAATTCGTCTGCACCATTGACTTTCATACGCGAATCGAAATCACCTTCGGTAAGTTTTTGCGCGTTCGCCGCGGCAGCCCGAATCGGCCGCAAAATAAACCGCACCATCATCCATGCCACAATAACAAGCAGCGCCAACAGTCCAACCATGCCAAACGATTGCGCCTGAATCGTGGCGTTCAGAAGATCTTGCTGGTTAGCCAACGAAAACACGGCATACAGTTCATAATCTCCAGATCCAGGAATACGGATCTGTTTGCCCACGATAATGCCCGGGATTTCCTTGTTTTGTGCGTTGGCGATTGATACAGATTGCCAGCCCAAATCGGCGTCACTTCGCACGATTTCCCGAAGTTCCGGGGTAATCAGCGAACGCACGCGCGTTGTCGTGGCCGTTTCTGGTTCCAAAATAGGTATGCCGGAAAACTCTTGGTTTGGGGAACGCAGCAGCACCCCGCCAAGCAATTCACGTGCAGGATCGTAAAGAGAGGATACGAGTTCGAGCGCTACGCGTTGCGATTGCGCCGTCGTTGGCGCAATCGCAACCGAGAAGCGTTCTTGAGCTAGTTGAGTGTCAGTGGCGAACCGCTCAATATCAACGGATACAGTCCGATCGAATACAGCGTTCTTCACTTGGTATGTGATGGCCGTTCCGGTGATCGCAATACCCACAAGTGATGCGAGCGCGATGAACGTTATTGTGCGTAATGAGAGCGAGGAACGCCATCGCTGCTGATAGGAAGCGAATTTACGTTCAATAACATCGAATATGCTGCGCCGTTTGCGTGGGCGGCTCTCTTCCTGGTTCACTCCTTAACGGCACCTGCTCGGTAGCCTACGCCACGGACTGTGAGCACGACGCCCGGGTTTTCTGGATCACGTTCCACTTTGGCGCGCAGGCGCTGAATGTGCACGTTAACCAGGCGAGTATCTGCTGAATGGCGGTATCCCCATACTTGTTCAAGGAGTTCTTCGCGAGAAAACACTTGGTATGGCTTACGAGCCAGTACAGTAAGCAGATCGAATTCGAGCGGAGTGAGGTGAACGGTTTCGTGCCCGCGTTTGACTTCGTGTGCTTTGAGATCGATGCTTAAGTCCGCAACCTTCAAAATTTCGGATTCGTTTTCTTGGCGGCGCAGGCGGACTTTCACGCGTGCCAAAAGAACCGAGTTTTCGAAAGGCTTAGTCACATAATCGTCTGCGCCTGCTTCCAGGCCGGCAATGACATCAAGGGAGTCCGTCTTTGCACTCATCATGATGATTGGCACATCGGATTCTTCGCGCAACAAACGGCATACCGAGACGCCATCGAGCCCCGGCAACATCACGTCAAGCAACACGAGATCTGGGTGTTCTGCACGGAAAAGCGGCACTACGTTGGATCCGTTTGCACATACGGATACGTCGTATCCTTCTGATTCCAGAAGGATTGCCACCATTTCGGAGATTCCTGGATCGTCATCTACAACAAGAATGCGCATCTATTCGCCTTTCACATTGGTTAATAGCTTTACTTTACCGGATTGTTTCATCGTCTGATACGGGTGTGAGATCAGCGCTAGAGGCTTCTTCAGAGGTTTCGCCACCACCGTTAATCATTGACAAATGGGGACGCGGCCGCGGGGTTGCGGAAATATCCATGGAGGTCCGGCGAATTTCGCGTTGTGCCGGGCGCGGCGGTGGAACGTCCCGCCGGGAGGCTTCACGTATGGCGTCCGCGAGCGCCGTGAGATCGTCTGTTGATGGCGCGACGGGTTCGAATTCGGTTTTGAGGCGGATCATTTGCCATCCTACGGGCACAGTAACGGTGTGGGCGTGTTGCGCGCATAGATCAAACGCACCAGGAAGTGGAACGGGCGATAATGGCCCGAGCACGGCTGTTGCTTGTTTGTAATCGTAGGTCATGGTGGCTGCTGCAGGGTTGTTGCAGGCGCTTCGGCTACAGTGTCGGATTGGACTCACGGTTTCAAGTCTACAACGCTCGTGGTTAAGTTTCGGGTGGCTTACCATAGACGTGTGAGTATTCTTCCGAAACGTTCGAATGGGCGGAGGCGCGACCGCCATGGCCGCGGTATGCGGGGTCCGCTTGTGGGCCCAGAATCGCCTGCTTTCCGTTCGCGCGCCCAAAAGTTTGATGACGTTCTCGCGGTTGAATTGGCTGCATTTCATGAACATTTGGGGCCGCGTTTAGATCGGTTTGACGTGGCTGTGTTGGATGTTCCAGCGGCGGATCCAGCTCCGTGGGAGGATGGGGTTCCGTTGGCTCGTTTTTTGCCGTTTGAGCGCCCGTCGAAGATTTATGGCCGGCTTGTCTTTTATCGGATGCCGTTGGAGATGGCTATGTTAGCTGAGGATGATCCGCGTGGGTTTATTCACGAGGTCATGGTTGGCCAGATTGCTACCGCGATGGAAATGGATCCGCGGGACGTGGATTATCTGCGTTAGGGTGGACGTTGACGCGTACTCCTTGCGCGTCGGTTCCTTGCGCAGTGAGTGGGATTGCGGTGATTCCTGTGCCCGAGTTGAGGGGTTGCGTTGCGTAGATTGATCCGGTGATCGACGACGACGCCGTGACCCATACATAATCTAGCCCGTCAGGTAGCTCAATTTGTTGTGTGCCTGTGATGTGGCGTTGTTCTTCGTGGCTGATCTGCCCGTGGGAATCGTAGCCGGTGATCGTGACGTCAGCATTAGTGGGTGTGGTGAGGACGAGCGATGCTGTTCCAGTAACAGCTGCACCGCCTGTGCGCAAGGATGGCTGGGCTCCGATCCAGGCTTGATCTTTTCCAGCGGTTCCTTCGATGCTCATGTTGACGCTTCCCGTAATGGGCTGATCTGCGGCGATACGCACAGCGTACGCGCCAGGGGCGGTGCCATCGAGCGTGAGGTCAATAACGGATTGAGCGGGCAGCCGAACGTCTTGTGCGCCGGCGAGTGCGTGTTCACGTTCGCCAATGAGCGATACGTGGGCGGTGATTTCTTCTTGTTGTGGGTTCACGATACGTACTGACGCATGGTGTTTTTCTGCATTATCGGCTTCTACAGCACGGTTTTCTGGAATAACAAGCCCTGGAATAACAATGTTTTTCCCTGAATCGGAGTGGGAAACAAACGACATGCCTTGCGGGGTGAGCCCATCGAGCGAGTTTGTTTGCAAGGATGCGGAAAACACGCCAGAATCCGAGGTGAGGTGAAGTGCTAGCTGAGCCGTATCCGGGATTAGCCCATCAAGGCTGATCTGCGATCGGCTTTTTGCGGGTACAACAATGTGATGGTTACTGGTGAGTTCGAGTGGACCAGTGGCTCCGTATGCGTTCACGGATACCGTGATGGGGTTTTCTCCGGGGTTGAGTATGGCGAGGGAGTTGTATGTGCCAACTTTTGCTTGAGATCCGGACAACCAGACAGATTGCCGTGCCCACTGGCACGGGTTCGCTGCCAACCCGCGCATGTCGGCTCCTCCGATGCGCACGATGGAGGCTCCCATAATATGGCCGTCCTTGATTCGATGGTCTGATGCGTAGACCACCCCGGTGGCTTGCGTTACACCTAGATCAGATTCTGCGTGAGAGACGATCGTTGTGGCATCAACCGAGGATTGTTGTGCAATATCAAACCACTGTGCACCATCAACGAAAACCACGCCCTGACCTGAAATGGATTCGGCTTCGTGGTTGACGTTGACTCCCGATTCGACAGTGCGAGTAGCACCGCCTGTACAGGCGAGTGAAAAAGTCTGCCCCATCGGCACATATTCTGGGCTAGTTTCTGCCGCCGTAGTTCGCGCTGGCAACGTAAAGGCCGCTCCTATAACACCTGCGGCTAGCGCGATCACAGCTACACCAGACAGAATCGGTTTGATTTTCATCGGCTCAACCTCCGCCGGTTTACAGGCAACGCGAACAACAGCGAGAGCACCATAATCGCGTAAGTGATCGTGCTGAGTGTTCGATGGATGCCATCGCGATATGTGATATGCACAGTTCCATGAGCATCTGCAGGGAGAATGAAACCCTGCGCCCACCCGCTCTGTTTATCGCTTTTGAGCACAGTATCTCCTACCTGTGCATGCCAATGCGGATCCTTGCGTTCAGGAATAACAATTTTTCGTTCACTACTTGCTGGAGAAATCTGACGCTCATGGCCAGGAATCACCCGGAGGGTTGCAGAATCATTCCATTCCACACGCCAGAAGTCACCCGATTCGTGGCCAGACACATACGTCACATGAGGAAGAGCATTCAGCGCTCCAACCAGTTCATTGCGTCGTGGATCGTTACTTGGTGGAACCACGATCAATGACACACCATGTACAGCCAGATCACGGGCAACATCGGGCGCCCTTCCAGTCACATTCGCAACAGTTTGAGCAAGCACATCACGAGCCGCCGGATCTACCCCAACAGCCTGCGCTACCATCGTCAATTCATGAAGTTCTGTTCCATAGCCACGCCACAAATATGCCGTAACCCCATCAGCCTGCGGTTCTAACGCCAAAACTTTCAGGCCAGAACGCTGATCCTCCCGTCCAACAGCAGGGATCAGAGACGATTGAACCGGGCGCACATCCCGAATCTTTGAATGATTCATGATCGTGTAGCCAGCTGACCCTATCCAACTCAGCCCAAGAGCTACCACAATCAACCCAACCACCAGATGGTATACGCCAAACGACGCAGCACGAAGCCGCTTACGGGTCCCAGCGAAACCGCATGCCACCGCCGTCGTCAAAGAAACCCACACCAGTTCTTGGCCGTAACCAGGCCACAACGGAACAACAAACAACGCAATCGCCAAACCTGCCACTGCGAAAAGCCACGCCACGCGGGCGCGAGCATAGAAACGCACCTGGAACAAACCAAGCAACGCAACCAACGCCAAGCAAGCCGGCAACACGAACGCCAGCAAAGTAGGGAAACTCAACGAAAAATCGTCAAATGGAACCAAAGAAAGGATCGCACGGGGATCACGAACACCCGATTCAGACGCTCCTGGAGACGTGAGAAGATAGCCAATCCCAGCAAACCGGAAACCTGGAATATGAACCGCGAGCGCAGGAAGTGGCACCAACAACCAGCGCACCTGCGCCCGATGGTACACAAAACCAACCACTCCCACCACAAGCGTCACAACACCAAATACGGGCGCGCCCAACGATGCCACCATCGCAAAGAAAGATAGAACACCCAGATCGTGCCGGCCACCACGCCACGCACCCCCAAGAGCATACACGCAGCCAGTCAAACCAAGGAAGGCCACCACGCCAGAAATCCGGCCAGTCGCAACCGAATCCACAAACGCAGGCGCCGAAACCCACACCATGGTCAAACCGGCGCGAACATACCAACTAATAACGATCTTGCCCAACGCGGCATACGCCAACAACACAGCCAAAGGGAAAGCCAGCCACAACAACAGTGTCACTAAATGCCCCAGCGTAACCTGGAACGGGGAAAGCACCAAGAGCGGAAGCGAAAGGAACACCCACAACGCATCAATCGCGCCAGGATACCCATCCCCCGATTCGATCCAACCACGCAACACAGCAGCGAACAGGTCAGGGCCCTCCACCGTACCGGGCGCCAAATGCCGGCCAACCAGCACACCACCCGACGCCACAGGAATCAAAAACAAGCCCATCCACGCCAGCGAAACAGCACCCACCAGAGCGCGTCCCCACCGGTTCGCACGCGCATTCTCCTGCAGTTCTTTTAACGTCAAGTGATCAGGAACGTCTGCCATTAAACGCGCATCCTGATGCGCCTTGCGGGTTTGGCGCTGTGCCAACCTCACGCTCCACGGCTTTTCTTCCAACGCACTCAACGCCCGCCGTGGAACCTTACGCACACGCCGAATCTGCGCCCGGCCACGCGCCACATGCGCCAACGCTCCCGCGATTTTCCAGCCCGCACGCACTTCTGCGCCAGCATAGCCAGGTTCATGCATAAAGAACCGGGCAATAGCCCGCACAATGCCGCCCAATACAAACCCTAACCACAACAACGGCACCAGCACGCAAGGAGCCGCCAACAAGGCGTTATAGGCTTGAGACACCCGGCGCATCGCAAACGATTCCACCATGCGTTCTCCGAGCGATACGCGGGCATGCCGAATTCGCGCACGCGGTTCCACAACCACCCGGTAGCCCGCCAAACGAAGCCTGCGAGAAAATTCAAGCCCGTCCCCGAACGGCCCCAAAAATGGATCAAAACCGCCCAGTTCCTCCCACGCTTCGCTCCGCACCAGCATCCCGGCAGTGCCCACAGCCAACACGTCAGTTCGCGAATCAAGCTGCCCCTGATCTAGTTCACCGGGTTCAACTTCAGGTACACGCCGTGCCGATCGGGTGGCACGAATACCCACGCTTACAAGCGTGCGCGGCTCCCGATCCCACCCCACATGTTTAGGCCCAACAGCGCCGATCGAATGAGACGATTCACCCATACGCAACATCGCGTCCAACGCATCTGGTTCCGGAGCTGAATCAGCATGCAACAGCCACAGCCACGAATCACAATCATCAGCCATGGCACGAAGAGTCTTAACGGCAGCACCAAACGATGGCTGTTCGCCGATCACATGGACTCGGGCATCAGGTAGCGCCCGGCGAAGAAAAGGGAGATCAGCATCAGTTTCTATACCGATGAGCACGTGATCTACGGGAAGTTGTTGCGCGGCCAGTGCGGCCAACGTTTGGGCAAGATATGGAAAATCACGGCCTTGTGCAACCACAATGGCCGTGACGCTTCCTCGATCTATACCCTGTATTTTTTGATTATCCACAGCGAACCTTAGCCGCGCACACTCCGAGTGGCCTTGCGCTCACGTGCCATGCGCTTCCGATCGTTATCTGATGTCCCGCCCCAAATTCCATGCCGGATATCGTTTGCCACAGCATATTCTAAACATTCGGCGCGGACAGCACAGCTGGCACACACCGAGGTTGCCGGGGCGGTGGACCCACCTTTTTCAGGATAGAAAATATCTGGATCAGTTTGGGCACACAGAGCTTCTTCCATCCACGTGAGATCGTCCGCGTACTGAGTGCCATATCCTAGATTAAAGATGCCGCGCATGAGAGACCGAGTTGAGCGAGCATCGGAGCACATGCCCGGGGCTTTCATCTCGGTTTCCCTCATAGCCAGATCCCTTCATAATTAAATCACTATATAAATTACACGCGTGTCGCACCCCAAAAGTCAAGACGATAAGGCAAACTGTCCTCTAGCATTCGGAATAATCACAGATGCATGGAAGAATTTACATTCACCCGTTTATCCGGTTTCGTCCAGTTACATAAAACATTGATCTTTCTCACTGAAACGAGTCATTATGGCCATCCCGGCACCCACATTTTTATCCGTTCTTCTCTCACGCGGCACCAGTCCTGCCCTCGTGTGGTACGGCGATCAAGAGCGTATTGAACTATCAGGAAAAGTAGTTGCGATGCATTTGGCAAAGATTACACAGTATCTACTTGATGATCTGGGGGTTGATTCGTCGAGCACGCTTGTTCTTGATCTACCGCCACACTGGAAGTCAGTGATGTGGGCGCTGGCGGGTCAGTTGGCTGAATGCACAGTTGCGTTGGAAGCCGGAGAGGTTTCGTGGAACGACGTCGTCGTCACCTCACACCCAACCCAACCCGATTCGAACGCAACGAATCTTGCGTTAACCCTGGAATCACTTGCGTTTTCCTGGCCAGGGGAACTTCCCGAAGGGTACGACGACGCGGCATCGGCACCCATGCGCTACCCTGACTCAATCGATCCCTACACGCTCACCGGGGAGGTAGACGGCCTCACTCCGCCTTCAGCCGAAACTCCTATGCTCGCGGTACCACCCAACGATCTCCAAACCCTCACGAAACAGTTCGCTGGAGCCATTTCCCACGGATATGGCCTGGTGATAATCTCCCCACAAGCGAACACTGAACGGGTCATCTCCGGAGAAAATGCATCAACCTGGGGTAGAATTTGACCACTCAATGATTGTTGCGCACAGGCGCAACCCCAACGAGATTGTAGGAACACAAGCGTGGTTAAAACGAATGACAACATAGATGTTTCCCCCCGCTCGGCTTCGCATCAGCGAAAGAGTAATCCGTGGCGAAACAGACTACGGATCTTCGGCCTGGCTATTTTCGCGTTTATCCTCACCAGCGGAACCGCATTTGGAACCATGCTTTACGAACTACAGCAATCGATCACACAGCACGATATTGCTGCGCTTGTTGAACAAAAGGAACGTCCCGTCCAAAACCAGGCGCCTCTAGATCAAAAAGCCGGAAAACCACTCAACATTCTGCTCCTTGGCGCAGATAAGGAAGATGGTGGAATCCAACGCTCCGATACCACGATGATCGTTCACGTCTCCGCCAACCGGGAGCGTGTTGATGTGGTGTCGATTCCACGTGACACTCTTGTGAACATCCCGTCGTGTGTAACCGGAAATAATGGAAACTCCTACCCACAAGAAGATGCCATGTTCAACTCCGCCTTCTCTACAGGCGGTTCTAACGGTGGCACCGTGGCACAAGCAGCCGCGTGTACTCTACGTACCGTTGAAGAACTCACCGGCATTTACATTGATGGGTTCGCTGTGTTGAACTTCGATTCGTTCCGGGATGTGGTGGATACCATCGGCGGTATCGATCTGTGCTTCAACGAAGCTGTGGACGATCAGTACTCCGGAATTAAACTCGATGCCGGCTGCCACCATCTTGATGGAACGCAAGCGCTTGGCATTGCTCGTGCCCGCTACTCTATTGGGGACGGTACAGATATTGGCCGAATTTCACGTCAGCACCAAGTGGTTACCGCGATCGCAAAGAAAACATTCTCGCTGAACTTCTTCACCGATATCTCTACCTTCTACGGAATCATCAAAGACGTCACTAGCCACATGGATCTTTCCAATGGCTTGGGCGATATCCAGTGGCTTGGCGGGTTCGCCTACTCGTTGCGGAATATCGATCCGGATTCGATCAATTTCGCAACTATGCCTCACGTATATGAAGGGGCCCGCGTACGGCCGTCTGCCAATGCAAGTTTGGTGTGGAAGGCGTTGCTGAATGATCAGCCGATTCCAGCCGAAGCCTTGGCAACCGATTCTGGCCCGGACATCATCCGAAGCGTCACTCCAGAACAGCTGGAAGAATTCAAAAACAACCTAGGTTCGGGCCTGCACAAATAAGTCTCTGAGGGGAAATCATGACTCAACCGCCGTCTTTTGAGCCGCGCAAACGCCGCAGCCGGCCGTCGAGTGCTGGTGCGCGCCGCGTGGGCCGCCCGGATTCACCGTCAGAAGATTCAGCTCGGCCACGCCAGTCTGCCCCTCGCCCAACGAAAGCGCCTCGTATTGAACCAGTGCGCCGTACTCCTGCCCGTCCGGATGTGGATCACAGCGTTTCCTCTTCCCAGGCTCCGCAACGCCGAACACCTGCCGGCCCTATTCGCAAGTCTGCTTTCTCGCACCCGAATCAGCAGTATCAGGCGCGCCCTGACGATGCCGCTGAATCGAATCAGCCTCCGCGTTTTCCGGCCCAACGGCCAGTGCAACCACCTCCGCATACGCCAGAACGCCACGCTCCTCATACGCCTCTTATTGCGCCCGCGCAGCGCAGGCGCGGCGTAAAGTATTATGCCCGCATGGCGGGGATTGCAGCGTTGTGTTGCGTGCTTGCTGTGGGCGGCTGGGTCTATTACCTGTTTAGCTACGGAAATTCGCAGGTCACGCGCATTTCGGCGTTG
It encodes:
- a CDS encoding metallopeptidase family protein — encoded protein: MSILPKRSNGRRRDRHGRGMRGPLVGPESPAFRSRAQKFDDVLAVELAAFHEHLGPRLDRFDVAVLDVPAADPAPWEDGVPLARFLPFERPSKIYGRLVFYRMPLEMAMLAEDDPRGFIHEVMVGQIATAMEMDPRDVDYLR
- a CDS encoding DUF5719 family protein produces the protein MKIKPILSGVAVIALAAGVIGAAFTLPARTTAAETSPEYVPMGQTFSLACTGGATRTVESGVNVNHEAESISGQGVVFVDGAQWFDIAQQSSVDATTIVSHAESDLGVTQATGVVYASDHRIKDGHIMGASIVRIGGADMRGLAANPCQWARQSVWLSGSQAKVGTYNSLAILNPGENPITVSVNAYGATGPLELTSNHHIVVPAKSRSQISLDGLIPDTAQLALHLTSDSGVFSASLQTNSLDGLTPQGMSFVSHSDSGKNIVIPGLVIPENRAVEADNAEKHHASVRIVNPQQEEITAHVSLIGEREHALAGAQDVRLPAQSVIDLTLDGTAPGAYAVRIAADQPITGSVNMSIEGTAGKDQAWIGAQPSLRTGGAAVTGTASLVLTTPTNADVTITGYDSHGQISHEEQRHITGTQQIELPDGLDYVWVTASSSITGSIYATQPLNSGTGITAIPLTAQGTDAQGVRVNVHPNADNPRPADPFPSR
- a CDS encoding glycosyltransferase; the protein is MDNQKIQGIDRGSVTAIVVAQGRDFPYLAQTLAALAAQQLPVDHVLIGIETDADLPFLRRALPDARVHVIGEQPSFGAAVKTLRAMADDCDSWLWLLHADSAPEPDALDAMLRMGESSHSIGAVGPKHVGWDREPRTLVSVGIRATRSARRVPEVEPGELDQGQLDSRTDVLAVGTAGMLVRSEAWEELGGFDPFLGPFGDGLEFSRRLRLAGYRVVVEPRARIRHARVSLGERMVESFAMRRVSQAYNALLAAPCVLVPLLWLGFVLGGIVRAIARFFMHEPGYAGAEVRAGWKIAGALAHVARGRAQIRRVRKVPRRALSALEEKPWSVRLAQRQTRKAHQDARLMADVPDHLTLKELQENARANRWGRALVGAVSLAWMGLFLIPVASGGVLVGRHLAPGTVEGPDLFAAVLRGWIESGDGYPGAIDALWVFLSLPLLVLSPFQVTLGHLVTLLLWLAFPLAVLLAYAALGKIVISWYVRAGLTMVWVSAPAFVDSVATGRISGVVAFLGLTGCVYALGGAWRGGRHDLGVLSFFAMVASLGAPVFGVVTLVVGVVGFVYHRAQVRWLLVPLPALAVHIPGFRFAGIGYLLTSPGASESGVRDPRAILSLVPFDDFSLSFPTLLAFVLPACLALVALLGLFQVRFYARARVAWLFAVAGLAIALFVVPLWPGYGQELVWVSLTTAVACGFAGTRKRLRAASFGVYHLVVGLIVVALGLSWIGSAGYTIMNHSKIRDVRPVQSSLIPAVGREDQRSGLKVLALEPQADGVTAYLWRGYGTELHELTMVAQAVGVDPAARDVLAQTVANVTGRAPDVARDLAVHGVSLIVVPPSNDPRRNELVGALNALPHVTYVSGHESGDFWRVEWNDSATLRVIPGHERQISPASSERKIVIPERKDPHWHAQVGDTVLKSDKQSGWAQGFILPADAHGTVHITYRDGIHRTLSTITYAIMVLSLLFALPVNRRRLSR
- a CDS encoding WhiB family transcriptional regulator, whose translation is MRGIFNLGYGTQYADDLTWMEEALCAQTDPDIFYPEKGGSTAPATSVCASCAVRAECLEYAVANDIRHGIWGGTSDNDRKRMARERKATRSVRG
- a CDS encoding TIGR03089 family protein — encoded protein: MAIPAPTFLSVLLSRGTSPALVWYGDQERIELSGKVVAMHLAKITQYLLDDLGVDSSSTLVLDLPPHWKSVMWALAGQLAECTVALEAGEVSWNDVVVTSHPTQPDSNATNLALTLESLAFSWPGELPEGYDDAASAPMRYPDSIDPYTLTGEVDGLTPPSAETPMLAVPPNDLQTLTKQFAGAISHGYGLVIISPQANTERVISGENASTWGRI